Proteins from a genomic interval of Lolium perenne isolate Kyuss_39 chromosome 1, Kyuss_2.0, whole genome shotgun sequence:
- the LOC127304011 gene encoding Bowman-Birk type wound-induced proteinase inhibitor WIP1, with protein MKNNTLVVVLVLQAILVMGIVAVVNADGYVPKCCDNCNSFSGALVCDDTMDKCHPKCGNCVVVQEHPVKKYRCADAQAAGFVPCPPPCKKH; from the exons ATGAAGAACAACACGCTTGTGGTGGTCCTTGTTCTCCAGGCCATCCTGGTCATGGGAATCGTAGCAGTGGTGAACG CCGATGGGTATGTTCCGAAGTGCTGCGACAACTGCAATTCCTTCTCGGGGGCTTTGGTCTGTGacgacaccatggacaagtgccaTCCAAAGTGCGGGAACTGCGTCGTGGTGCAGGAGCACCCCGTGAAGAAGTACAGGTGCGCTGATGCACAAGCCGCCGGCTTCGTGCCCTGCCCGCCACCCTGCAAGAAACACTGA